From the Solibacillus sp. FSL R5-0449 genome, one window contains:
- a CDS encoding dihydrolipoamide acetyltransferase family protein: MAFTFRLPDIGEGIHEGEIVKWFVKPGDQVKEDDILAEVQNDKAVVEIPSPVDGTVEEIFVEEGTVAIVGDALIRFDAPGYEDLKLKGDDHHESNESNKTEAQVQSTAEAGQDVKKEETKADKSADTAQPEAPAETEKAASTSETESSGKRIIAMPSVRKYAREKGVDIQQVSGTGKNGRVLKEDIESFLNGGQQSASETEEVNETQQSQAEEKQTDTKQAAPVVLEGEFPETREKMSGIRKAIAKAMVHSKHTAPHVTLMDEVDVTELVAHRKQFKDIAAEQGIKLTYLPYVVKALISTLRKYPDFNRSLDDATQEIIQKHYYNIGIAADTEKGLLVPVIKHADRKSVFSLSQEINELAVKARDGKLATHEMKGASMSITNIGSAGGQWFTPVINHPEVAILGIGRISEKPVIKNGEIVAAHVLALSLSFDHRMIDGATAQNALNHLKRLLSEPQLLLMEA; the protein is encoded by the coding sequence ATGGCATTTACGTTTCGTTTACCAGATATCGGAGAAGGTATTCATGAAGGTGAAATCGTCAAATGGTTCGTTAAACCTGGCGATCAAGTAAAAGAAGACGATATTTTAGCAGAAGTTCAAAATGATAAAGCAGTCGTTGAAATTCCGTCACCAGTTGATGGTACAGTAGAAGAAATCTTTGTAGAAGAAGGAACGGTTGCGATTGTCGGGGATGCCTTAATCCGCTTTGATGCACCAGGCTATGAAGATTTAAAACTAAAAGGTGATGACCACCACGAATCAAATGAATCAAACAAAACAGAAGCACAAGTACAGTCTACTGCTGAGGCTGGCCAAGATGTGAAAAAAGAAGAAACGAAAGCGGATAAGAGTGCAGATACTGCTCAGCCGGAAGCTCCTGCTGAAACAGAAAAAGCTGCATCAACATCTGAAACAGAATCTTCAGGTAAACGCATTATCGCAATGCCTTCTGTTCGTAAGTATGCACGTGAAAAAGGTGTCGACATTCAGCAAGTTTCAGGTACAGGCAAAAATGGCCGTGTGTTAAAAGAAGATATTGAGAGCTTCTTAAACGGAGGTCAACAGTCAGCTTCTGAAACAGAAGAAGTAAATGAGACACAACAGTCGCAAGCAGAAGAGAAACAAACAGATACAAAACAAGCTGCTCCTGTTGTGCTTGAAGGCGAGTTCCCGGAAACACGCGAAAAAATGAGCGGTATCCGCAAAGCGATTGCCAAAGCAATGGTACATTCAAAACATACGGCTCCGCACGTAACGTTAATGGATGAAGTGGATGTAACAGAACTTGTTGCACACCGTAAGCAATTCAAGGATATTGCAGCAGAGCAAGGTATTAAATTAACGTATTTACCGTACGTTGTGAAAGCTTTAATCTCGACTTTACGTAAATATCCTGATTTCAACCGTTCGCTTGATGATGCGACACAAGAAATTATTCAAAAACATTACTATAATATTGGTATTGCGGCTGATACAGAAAAAGGTTTATTAGTTCCTGTAATTAAGCATGCTGATCGTAAGTCAGTGTTCAGCTTATCTCAAGAGATTAATGAATTGGCTGTAAAAGCACGTGATGGTAAGCTAGCGACGCACGAAATGAAAGGCGCGTCAATGTCAATTACAAACATCGGTTCAGCTGGTGGGCAATGGTTCACACCGGTAATTAACCACCCTGAAGTGGCGATCTTAGGAATTGGTCGTATTTCAGAGAAACCAGTAATAAAAAATGGTGAAATTGTAGCAGCACATGTGTTAGCATTATCATTGAGCTTTGATCATCGAATGATCGATGGTGCGACTGCACAAAACGCTTTAAATCATTTAAAACGTTTATTAAGTGAGCCGCAACTATTATTAATGGAGGCGTAA